Proteins co-encoded in one Brassica oleracea var. oleracea cultivar TO1000 chromosome C4, BOL, whole genome shotgun sequence genomic window:
- the LOC106342760 gene encoding 20S-pre-rRNA D-site endonuclease nob1: MDPKPASMWSSIVKKDPPSKPPTTDVAPSAILGMVGNCKSTKGISMAVVDANAVIDGSQSLTNFTDKFVTVPEVLSEIRDPNSRRRLEFIPFTIETMEPSPESLSKVIKFAKATGDLQTLSDVDLKLIALTYTLEAEVHGTKNLRDVPPPIQTVRVKRLPEKELPGWGSNVANLEEWEALENETEEKSNTTSKILPLKDLNMNILPPSDSCSEVGDVASQTEGQEEDEEEGGRRQKRYPPKKTEVKIEGKMVVEGIDASQGGNDDDEDGGGEWRPAVSSSTHRKFLRRKAKWEHYNALAEQEFQKDQEADKAGEKKCAKDSGKDDEELSSILKGIRLEEDSLKALQEEPEETNGEDDAEVDIASEGGDTFEASSMADDGSSEQSWSLRALSESSVACITGDYAMQNVIIQMGLRLLAPGGMQIRQLNRWVLTCHACYTVTPEIGRIFCPKCGNGGTLRKVAVTIGENGTIIAARKPRVTLRGTKFSIPMPKSGRDAITKNLVLREDQLPQKYLHPKTKKKASKAGDEYFISDDVFMNHHSDKKAPLQPPVRKAMAVFSQKRNPNDNHYSRSMH, from the exons ATGGATCCGAAGCCAGCATCGATGTGGAGTTCCATAGTGAAGAAAGATCCCCCCTCAAAGCCTCCGACAACCGACGTAGCTCCGTCGGCGATTCTCGGCATGGTCGGAAACTGCAAATCCACAAAGGGGATATCCATGGCGGTCGTCGACGCCAACGCCGTCATCGACGGTAGCCAGAGCTTAACCAACTTCACCGACAAATTCGTAACCGTCCCCGAAGTACTCTCGGAGATTCGTGACCCTAACTCTCGTCGTCGTCTCGAGTTCATACCTTTCACCATCGAAACCATGGAGCCTTCTCCTGAATCCCTCAGTAAAG TTATTAAATTTGCTAAAGCTACTGGAGACTTGCAAACACTCTCTGATGTTGATCTTAAGTTGATTGCTTTGACGTACACGCTCGAGGCTGAGGTTCATGGGACCAAGAATCTTAGAGATGTTCCTCCGCCTATTCAGACTGTTAGGGTTAAGAGATTACCTGAGAAGGAGTTGCCTGGATGGGGGTCTAATGTGGCTAACTTGGAGGAGTGGGAGGCGCTAGAGAACGAGACTGAGGAGAAATCGAACACTACTTCCAAGATCCTTCCGCTTAAAGACCTTAACATGAACATCCTTCCTCCCTCGGACAGCTGTTCTGAGGTTGGTGATGTTGCGTCTCAGACGGAGGGTCAAGAAGAGGATGAGGAGGAAGGCGGGAGGAGGCAGAAGAGGTACCCGCCTAAGAAAACAGAGGTGAAGATTGAGGGTAAGATGGTGGTGGAAGGAATAGATGCATCTCAGGGGGGAAATGATGATGATGAAGATGGTGGTGGTGAATGGAGGCCTGCGGTTAGTAGCAGTACTCACAGGAAGTTCCTTAGGAGAAAGGCCAAGTGGGAACATTACAATGCCTTGGCTGAGCAAGAATTTCAGAAAGATCAAGAAGCTGACAAAGCTGGTGAAAAGAAGTGTGCAAAAGATAGCGGAAAGGATGATGAAGAGCTTTCGTCCATCTTGAAAGGTATTAGGTTGGAGGAAGACTCATTAAAGGCTCTCCAAGAAGAACCTGAAGAGACGAATGGTGAGGATGATGCTGAAGTCGACATTGCTAGTGAGGGTGGTGATACCTTTGAGGCATCGTCGATGGCAGATGATGGTAGCAGCGAGCAGAGTTGGTCGTTGAGAGCCTTATCTGAGTCCAGTGTAGCTTGTATAACTGGTGACTACGCGATGCAAAATGTTATTATTCAAATGGGTTTGCGTTTGCTTGCACCCGGAGGTATGCAAATTCGCCAACTAAACAG GTGGGTGTTGACATGCCATGCTTGCTACACAGTAACTCCTGAAATTGGAAGAATCTTCTGTCCCAAGTGCGGTAATGGCGGCACTCTGCGCAAAGTAGCGGTTACAATAGGCGAGAATGGCACCATCATAGCTGCACGTAAACCACGTGTAACACTTCGAGGGACTAAA TTTTCGATACCGATGCCTAAAAGCGGAAGAGACGCAATCACCAAGAATCTGGTTCTAAGGGAAGATCAACTTCCTCAAAAGTACCTCCATCCCAAGACCAAGAAGAAAGCAAGCAAAGCG GGAGATGAGTATTTTATATCAGACGATGTGTTCATGAACCATCACAGTGATAAAAAGGCACCATTGCAGCCTCCAGTGAGAAAAGCTATGGCCGTTTTCAGTCAGAAACGGAACCCTAATGACAACCATTACTCGCGTTCTATGCACTGA